Within Paenibacillus sp. RUD330, the genomic segment GTCCGACTTGACCGTCATGACCGGAGAATAGTCGTAGTTGAAGCCTCCGCCAAGCTTGCCGTCCTCGCGGCTGTAGCCCGACTTGCTGCTCTGCTTGCTGGAGTTCGCCGGGGCAATGCCCTTGTCCCCTACGAAAGACTGGACTTGCTCGCCCTGCGCTTCCTTCCACACCGTGTACGGATCCTTGATGATCGGCGGAATCTCGGGAACGAACAATCCCGTCGCCATGACGAGGGAGAGCACCAGCACGATCGGCAGGAGAAGCTGCGCCGGATAGCTCTTCAGCCTCGTCCAGCTCGCGGGATGGTCCCGCTGGAAGCGGGCGAAGTGCTCGGCGATCAGCCAGACGAGTCCGGCGAAAATGACGATGGCCGTGTTGTCCCATAGATAGATCGGCGTGAAGGAATCCGTCACCGCCAGGACAAGCAGGCATGCCGAGGTGAAGCCGGCGATCCGAAGCCGGATGCGCGTCCATGCGGAGAAGAGAACATAGACCATCCACACCGCAAGCGCGATTTCCAGAAACGGATGAAGGGCGGCGAGATTGTCGGCCAGATGGGCCAAGCGGCCGTCCATGAGAATCGGGTCGTACGGCGTCCACTGTATGGGAGCGGCGGCGGAGAGGATGACGCCGATGGACGCGAGCTGCAATAGGATCCGGTATGTTCTCCGCAAAGGCAGCAGCTCGATCAGGGCGGACACCCCCAGGACGAGGTACACGACCCGGAATGTTTCGGGCCACCAGATCTTCTCCAGCACCGATAGGCTGCTCGCGATCATGACGGCTGTCAGAAGGCTGCTCAGCATGACGAACCAGCGGGCGGAGGGGGCGTTCATTCCCTGGACAAGCCCCAGGCAGCGGCGGTTTTTCCTGCCTTCAGGCATCGGCGGCCGCCTCCCTTCCGTCAAGCGCGTCCGGAAGCTCCTGCAGGCTTGAGATCACATAGACAGGGCCGCCGTAATCGTGGAAAGAGCCGCTGTCCGTTCCGGAGGAACGGTCCTCGATCTTGATGCAGCAAGGATTCATGCCCCGCCGGGACAGCCTCGACATCGCCCGGCGCACTTCGTCCGGACCGGCGTCCGTCACGAGCACAGCCAGCGAGCCGCGTTCAAGCACCGCTTCCGCCTCCGACAGGGCGGCGTCGATTCCTTCCGCTCCATCGTTGTCCGCTGCGGTAAGCAGATCCATCGCCCGATGAAGCTGGTCGCCGCCGCTGCCGGAACGGAGAGTTCCGGGAATCCGGGAGGAGATCCAGAGCCCCATGGACGTGTTGCGCCGGAGGCCGTGCTGGAACAGGGACGCCGCCGTCGATACGGCGGTCTCGAATCGCGCTTCGGCGCCCGGAGCCTGGCGGCGGCAGGCATCCAGGAGCACGATCGTGCGCGGAAGCGCCTCGCGCTCGAATTCCTTGGACTTCCACTGTCCGGTCTTGGCGGTCGCCCCCCAGTGGACGCGGGAGAGGCGGTCGCCCGGCAGAAACTCCCGGATGCCGTTGATCTGGGTCGTCTCGCGCGAGGCCCGGGGAGCCGAGGCATGCGAATAATGGCCCTTCGCCCCTCTGCGCACCCGCTCCCAGCCGCGAAGCTCGATCGTTCTCGGCCTCACCGCAAAAGCGTCCGCCGACTCGAAATGGCCGGTATGCTCGAAAAAGCCGAACAAATCCCGCGTCGAGCATTCCGTCGGCAAAAACCGGTAGACGCCTCTTTCCAGCGGCGGCGTCCTGTAGGAAGCCAGTCCGCTCCGCTTCACATTCGGGACGAAGCTGATCTCGAACGGGATCTCCTCGCTGCCGTTGCGCTGCAGCACTTCACGGACAAGCACATAGGGAACCGGATAATAGCCGGGCAGCTTCATGCTCAGCCTGACTTCCTGAGAGCTGCCCGCGCTGAGAACCGCCTGGGCGGCCGGCGACTGGTCTCCGGAAGCCGCGATCAGGCGCTTGCCCGATATGCCGCGGATTCCGCTCCAATAACCGAGAGAAATATAAAGGATCAGTCCGTTCAGGATGCAAAAGATCATGACGGCGGTTTTGCCGCCTTGAAAAAGCATGTACAAAAGGCTGGAGACGTAGATCAGCGCCAGCAGCCGCCACCTGAAGGCGGACTGGCGCCTCCTTGCAGGGTTCAAGCCCATACGTCAGCGCTCCAGCCGGACCGGCACCTTGGTCCGGCCGACGACGTCCTCGATGACCGTCTCGGCGCGGGTGCCGCCAAGCCTTGCGGCCGGCTTCAGCAGGAGCCGGTGCGAGAGCACGTGGACGGCGAGCTGCTTGACGTCGTCCGGAATGACGTATTCCCGCTTCTCGATCAGCGCGCGGGCTTTGGCGGCGCGCATCAAGGCTACCGCGGCGCGCGGGCTGGCTCCCAGCTGCACGCCTTCATGCTCGCGGGTGCTGCGGACGAGCCGGACCAGGTATTCCCCGACCGCTTCGTCCACATGGACCTTCTCCGCCAGCTCCTGGAGCTTGACGATGTCGCCGATCTCGGCGACCCGGCCGAGCAGATCGGAAGGATGGCCGCTTTCCTGCTTGAGCACCATGCGCCTCTCTTCGGCTTCTCCCGGATAGCCGAGCGACAGCCGCATCATGAAACGGTCCATCTGGGCCTCGGGAAGCAGATACGTTCCCTCGAACTCGATCGGATTCTGGGTCGCGATGAGAATGAACGGGCTGGGCAGCGAATACGTCTCCCCGTCCACCGTGATGCTTCTCTCCTCCATCGCCTCCAGGAGGGCCGACTGTGTCTTCGTCGTCGCGCGGTTGATCTCGTCCGCAAGGACGAGATGGGACATGATCGGACCGGGACGGAAGATGAACTGCTCCTCCCGGGGATGATAGATGGTCAAGCCGGTGATATCGGTGGGCAGCAGATCCGGATTGCACTGGATGCGCCTGAAATCGCCCCCGATGGAGCGGGCGAGGGCTTTGACGAGCTGGGTCTTGCCTGTTCCCGGCACATCTTCGAGCAGCAGATGGCCTCCTGCCAGCAGGGCGATCAGCACGAGCTCGATCTCGCGCTCCTTGCCCAGGATGCAGGATTCCAGATTGCGGCGAATGTCCGTGCACAGCTGTAGATCGGATGCGTAGACTTCCATGTCCATGACTCCTTCCGAAGACTGCTTCCCCTGCGAGAGCGGTATTTTATTAGTTTACAAGAACCGACTAATTCTAACAATAACACCCGTTTCCAAAAAAAATTGGAGAATCCCACAGAGGGATTCTCCAATGCATACGATAGTTGGGGACAAAATGTTTCGCTCATCCCTTCGGACGGACGACGAGAGCCGCCAGGAAGGAGAAGATGATCGCCGCGCTTATGCCTGCGCTGGTGACCTTGAATATTCCGGATATGACCCCGATCCATCCCGTATCGTGCAGCTCGGTCAGCGCGCCGTGTACGAGCGAGTTGCCGAAGCTCGTGATCAGAACCGTGACGCCCGCGCCGGCGAACTTGATCATCGGCTCGTACCAGCCTAAGCCGTCCACGATGGCTCCGACGACGACCAGCGTCGCCATCGTATGCGCCGGCGTCAGCTTGCCGACGTCGAACATCAGCTGCCCGATGACGCAGATCGCCCCGCCGATCAGAAACGCCCATAAATAAATCATGCGTACACCCCGCTTTGTTCAATGGACACCGCATGCGCGATGCATGGAATCGTCTCGCCCTGCTGGAACGACAGCGGCGAAAGGAGCGCTCCCGTCGCCACGACGAGAATCCGCTTCAGCTCCCCCGACTGGACGCGCTTCAGCAGATGTCCGTAAGTGACGACGGCCGAGCATGCGCAGCCGCTGCCCCCGGCCTGCACCTTCTGCTTGTCGATATTGTAGATCATCAGACCGCAGTCGTTGAACTGCGTCTGCTCCATCGGAACTCCGTTGCGCTTGAGCAGATCGGCCGCGATGCCGTGGCCGACCGTCGCCAGATCCCCGGTGACGATCATGTCGTAATCGCCCGGCGAGCGGCCGGTGTCCGTCAGATGCATCTGGATGGTGTCGACCGCGGCCGGAGCCATGGCCGCGCCCATATTGAAGGGATCGGTGATGCCGAGATCGACGATGCGGCCGATCGTCGCGCATTCCACGACCGGTCCGATGCCTGCAGGCGCGACGACGGCCGCTCCTGCTCCCGTGATCGTGTACTGCGCCGTAGGCGGCTTCTGCGACCCGTACTCGGTCGGATACCGGAACTGCTTCTCCGCCGTGCAGTTGTGGCTGCATGTTCCGGCCAGCACGGATTTGCCTGCGCCGGAGTTGACGATCAGCGACGCGATCGCCAGCGACTCCATGGACGTGGAGCAGGCGCCGAAGACGCCCAGATAGGGCACGCCCAGCGTCCGGGCGGCGAAGGTGTTGCTGATGATCTGGTTCATCAAGTCCCCGCCGACGAAAAACTCCAGCTGCTCCTTCGTCATGGAGGCATTTTTCAGCGCGAGATCCGAAGCCTGCTCCAGCAGCAGCCGCTCCGCCTTCTCCCAGCTCTTCTGCTGCATGTCCAGTTCAGGGTGGATCAGGTCGAAATCAGCGGCAAGCGGCCCTTCTCCCTCGTCAGGACCGACGACAGTAGCCGTCCCGACAATGACCGGACGGTTCTCGAACCACCAGGTCTGCTTTCCTCTTTGCATCTTAAGGCTGCCCCCCAGTACCCAGGATGAGATGCGCGATGCCGACGAAGAAAGCCGCTACGGTGCCGAATACGATCACCGAGCCGGCCAGC encodes:
- a CDS encoding DUF58 domain-containing protein, whose product is MGLNPARRRQSAFRWRLLALIYVSSLLYMLFQGGKTAVMIFCILNGLILYISLGYWSGIRGISGKRLIAASGDQSPAAQAVLSAGSSQEVRLSMKLPGYYPVPYVLVREVLQRNGSEEIPFEISFVPNVKRSGLASYRTPPLERGVYRFLPTECSTRDLFGFFEHTGHFESADAFAVRPRTIELRGWERVRRGAKGHYSHASAPRASRETTQINGIREFLPGDRLSRVHWGATAKTGQWKSKEFEREALPRTIVLLDACRRQAPGAEARFETAVSTAASLFQHGLRRNTSMGLWISSRIPGTLRSGSGGDQLHRAMDLLTAADNDGAEGIDAALSEAEAVLERGSLAVLVTDAGPDEVRRAMSRLSRRGMNPCCIKIEDRSSGTDSGSFHDYGGPVYVISSLQELPDALDGREAAADA
- a CDS encoding MoxR family ATPase → MEVYASDLQLCTDIRRNLESCILGKEREIELVLIALLAGGHLLLEDVPGTGKTQLVKALARSIGGDFRRIQCNPDLLPTDITGLTIYHPREEQFIFRPGPIMSHLVLADEINRATTKTQSALLEAMEERSITVDGETYSLPSPFILIATQNPIEFEGTYLLPEAQMDRFMMRLSLGYPGEAEERRMVLKQESGHPSDLLGRVAEIGDIVKLQELAEKVHVDEAVGEYLVRLVRSTREHEGVQLGASPRAAVALMRAAKARALIEKREYVIPDDVKQLAVHVLSHRLLLKPAARLGGTRAETVIEDVVGRTKVPVRLER
- the spoVAE gene encoding stage V sporulation protein AE, with amino-acid sequence MIYLWAFLIGGAICVIGQLMFDVGKLTPAHTMATLVVVGAIVDGLGWYEPMIKFAGAGVTVLITSFGNSLVHGALTELHDTGWIGVISGIFKVTSAGISAAIIFSFLAALVVRPKG
- the spoVAD gene encoding stage V sporulation protein AD, which encodes MQRGKQTWWFENRPVIVGTATVVGPDEGEGPLAADFDLIHPELDMQQKSWEKAERLLLEQASDLALKNASMTKEQLEFFVGGDLMNQIISNTFAARTLGVPYLGVFGACSTSMESLAIASLIVNSGAGKSVLAGTCSHNCTAEKQFRYPTEYGSQKPPTAQYTITGAGAAVVAPAGIGPVVECATIGRIVDLGITDPFNMGAAMAPAAVDTIQMHLTDTGRSPGDYDMIVTGDLATVGHGIAADLLKRNGVPMEQTQFNDCGLMIYNIDKQKVQAGGSGCACSAVVTYGHLLKRVQSGELKRILVVATGALLSPLSFQQGETIPCIAHAVSIEQSGVYA